TTCTGGTCGTCCCAGCCAGGATAGATGTGCTTGGTCTCCACTGTCCAGCACGTCCACTACCAGGACCTGGTCAAACACATGGCCCAGGTCAGCACTGTGGGGAGGGAACACAGGGGATTTACTACAACTACAATCTGATTTTACATGACTTCAATACACAAGAAATACACTAGGTCCACAGCGCACCCAGGACTGCAAAAGACTCCATCCAGTTAATCTAATGCCCCCTTAACTGATGAGAAACCAAATACTGCATTTGTCTGATAGCTTTTCTGGGACCTCTGTCACAGACACAGAGTATAACTTTAATTCAAATTCTAATAGGTCATGCGTCACTCTCCATGACTCAGTGATATCATATTATATTTCTGTCTGAGATGCAGGGACTTCTCTCACCGCGCCTGGTTAGAGACATTGGTGGAGACCATCACAACAGTCTGGCGTGTGGTCCTGTGTCGTCGTAAACACTGTCCTACCACCCGAGCCCCCATGCAGTAGCTGTCTGTGGTAGCCAGGGTGACAAAGGCCTGATTCGCTGGTGGCACAGGAAGGAAGAGTGGGAGGTGTTATTCATTGAAATAGATGACTAACACCCAACAGGGGATTTGAGCAGTTTTACAGTACCATCATCATTACGTTCTTTAGGAATTAAAAGTAGTTAATTTCTCAAGTTATTACCGATAGTCAAGCACTTCCTGTTTTCCTCTTGCATTAAATTAGAGAGTGATCTCAATCAACTTGACACTGACAGGTTATATTAAAATGTTTATGATATAATGATGAGTACTTACCTGGCATGGTGTGACAGCGACTCCTCTAAATGAATAACAACTTGAGGCAGAGGTAAAAGTGATAGATGGTAATAAAAGTGTCAAGTTGATAGATCAGGTCCCGCACCACTGGCAGAGAGGACTTGGCGGAAAATGCACTAGTTTCCCCTAAAATGAAACGCCAATATGTTGATGATCCTGTAGTCCCACAGTCCAGCGAGTCCAGCAGTAGTAACTGTCCACAAACAATAGATCCAGAATGATCAATACAAAGTAATCTATTTTTTTACAGCCATTTCGATTGGCTTTATAAAACGTATAGTAGTATTAGTTGTAAATGTAATATGAGAGGTTATATCTAAAGCCAGGGGTGTAACCTCAAGCTGGTAGCTATACAACACTCATACGTCTGCCGTTTTTAGAGCAAGAGCAAATCAGATGCAAGTAAGCAAGAGCAAATCAGAGAGTCTGTTTGAGTTCTCGGTCATGTGTCACTGGTCATTCAACTAAAATGAAAACCTGCAGGGTTTAAGCAGGACCTTCAACAACTGtactctacagtctacagtagtcCAACCCCTGGAACTAAGTGCATAGTACTATGTGCAGATGCATTCAATTCACTGTAGAACCGTCAGCCAATCTTCATGATATACAAATTAATGGTACTATGCACAACAACACTGATGTTGAAACTTTATGGAAAACATGCATGAAATAAAAATACCAATCAATTGTAAAAAGTTAACTTTATTGATAACAATAAGGTACAATAAGGTACATTATCGACAGCCCTCCATCATCTTTCAGAGAAGGAATCAAACTCCTTCAAAGCACACAAAACAACTAACTACGATCAATTAAGCCAACAAATGATTTCCTGTATTGGTAAAGAATAAGCAGTCCTACTTTTTCAGTTACGGTTCCTTAAATGTTTTAATTACATGTACTGAAAGTTAAAGGAGAACAAAAATGCCGTACATCACACAGCAAAAAAGCAGAAGCGCTTTTATACACATTCTTCATTAGTATTTACAGCACAAGTGACATGGTAGAATATGCTGgtttactatactgaacaaaaatataaatacaacgtgcaacaatttcaaagatttgactgagttacagttacatataaggaaatcagtcaattgaaataaataaattaggccctaatctatgaatttcacatgactgtgaatacagatatgcatctgttggtcacagataccttacaaaaaatgggcctcacaatgggcctcaggatctcgtcacagtatttctgtgcattcaaattgccatcgataaaatacaattgtgttcgttgtccgtagcttatgcctgcctgcccataccataaccccacggccaccatggggcactctgttcacaaagttgacatcagaaaaccgctcacccacacgacaccatacacgtggtctgcggttgtgaggccggttggccttactgccaaattctcttaaacgacgttggaggcgacttattgtagagaaattaacattcaattctctggcaacagctatgttggacattcctgcagtcagcatgccaattgcacgctccttcaaagctttcgacatctgtggcattgtgttgtgtgacaaaactgccttttattgtccccagcacaaggtgcacctgtgtaatgatcatggtgtttaatcagcttcttgatatgccacacctgtcaggtggatggattatcttggaaaatgagaaatgctcactaacagggatgtgcacaaaatttgagagaaataagatttttgtgcgtttggaaatttctgggatattttatttcagctcatgaaacatgggaccaacactttacatgttgcgtttatatttttgttcagtgtagtttggtATCAACCCCAGGTATCAATTTCTATTCATATCTGTATTACATCAGAAATCAAGCAATCATACATACAAATCTTAAACAAGTATAACTTAAAACATACAATAACCACTTCTCGGTATAAATGTTTTTTTGCAAATAAACATGCacaatgcattttttaaacatttctgGCTATTTACCATGTGCATTTACGGTATCTTTCCTCACATACACACTAGACGAGTGGCTTGCACCCCAAACAATTAACTTACTAGATGACAAAACATGTGATGCAGCTAAAAGTTCAGCTTGAATCCAATCCTCATCTCAAATAGTACCCCTACACATTCTTTTATATCCACCAAAATGATCCCTTTTCTAAGACACTTTTTTTCATTATACCTTAAAGTTGTAAATCCTTCTATTAAATTTGAATCCAGTTAATAATTACATGAATGTGCCATGTTATAAAATTATCATTTGTGTGCATGGTTTGTTTTGATTAGTGTAACTACAGATTCGCCCTGGGTTATATTTTAAAACAAGCGCTGACATTTTATGAAACGAGGGATCCTACTGCCTATCAGAATTGAATCGAATATACATGGAGACAGTTAAAGTAAAACAAATACAACAAAAGCTATGTGCAATGTAAACAGTCAAATGTAAAATGCAGTTATGTATACTAGCTAGGCCTACTAAAGTATGAAATGAAAAGTAATGAATGTGATGAAAAATCACATCAGCATATTGAAAGACAATTGTTTGGTACTGAACAATATACAATGAAAAGTATCAATACATTTTCACTGCAAAAAACATGTATTCAAGTTGTAAATCTATCTAAGTGTCTTTACACAGCTAGATAAggcaaaaaaaaacaagaaaacatATAACTAACATTCTCCAAATGTTAAATTCCAAATGAAAGacaaatgaaaaatatatatatatatatattttttttttttattgtatttttttgcccACTGAAGTCCCCCAGCAGACAGTTGATACCTGCTGATGGAAGAATGTGTTTCTTTGCTCAAGGTGCAGTTCCTCTATGATGATCTGATCGAAGTTAAGATGACCTGAGCAAGTTGCTCATCACTGGAATCAGAGGAAGCACAGAAATAATGGTTATGTTATGTTCacaaaaaatacacaaaaaataCATTGTAATTTAAAATAACTTCAAACCCTTCTCAGCAGACCTTTTTCCAAGGGTTCCCTTGCCCTAATCTGCAGGAACgaaaaggaggccagagagaagTAAAGAAACAGAGGAGAAGCAAGACCCACCCAGAGAAAAGGTAGGAAAACAGAACAGGAATACTAGATGGATATAGTAGGTAGGCAGTATATATGAAGGTAGTAGATAATATAGGCAGTATATATGAAGGTAGTAGATAATATAGGCAGTATATATGAAGGAAGTAGATAATATAGGCAGTATATATGAAGGTAGTAGATAATATAGGCAGTATATATGAAGGTAGTAGATAATATAGGCAGTATATATGAAGGTAGTAGATAATATAGGCAGTATATATGAAGGTAGTAGATAATATAGGCAGTATATATGAAGGTAGTAGATAATATAGGCAGTATATATGAAGGTAGTAGATAATATAGGCAGTATATAGGAAGGTAGTAGATAATATAGGCAGTATATATTAAGGTAGTAGATAATATAGGCAGTATATAGGAAGGTAATAGATAATATAGGCAGTATATATGAAGGCTGTAGATAATATAGGCAGTATATATGAAGGTAGTAGATAGTATAGGTAGTATATtggagtagtagagagagagagagagagagagagtaggactaATGAGATCGTGTAATAACTAGTACTTACCTTGGGGATCAGACTGAGCTCCATGTGCGTTCTTTCCACTTTCTGGGTCTACACCTGAATGGAGAAATACATAAGCATTTACATCGAAGAACATGTTATGTGCCACAGACAACTTTATAGCGGGACCTCTAGACCCTTGTATCTTGCCCTGAGACATGGCTGTAGACATGGCTGCCATATAGGCGTCTACAGCCAGGGCAACCTTGTATCCACCACTACACATACTGTACTGTTTGTATCCCAGTCCCATTCACTCACCTCCCTGAATCTTGAAACACAGTTTCTTCTTCTGGTAGGCAAAGTAGATGGAGGCAGCACCAAGAAGGGCCACTCCTATTCCACTCACTATGCCAGCGATCTGACCAGATCCAGCTTCTACATGTACACAACAAAAAGAtccattgttgttgttgttgtttagttgTTAAGGTTACCCTAGACGTTTTCTCTCTGATTGATACTTAGAAAAGTCTattaaagagagtgtgtgtgagtgaggctATTCATGTTGCATAACTTGCCTTTTTTTCAAAAACACATGAGGCTGTAGCCTAGTTTCACACCAATGgaaagcaaattggatgtagtctatcacagtgccatccgtttttgtctccaaagccccatacactacccaccactgtgacctgtacgctcttgttggctggtcctcactacatgttcgtcgtcaaacccactggctccaggccatctataaatcactgctaggcaaatccccgccttatcttagctcattggtcaccatagcagcacccacccgtagtctgcgctccagcaggtatatctcactggtcattcccaaagccaacacctcctttggccgccattccttccagttctctgctgccaatgactggaacgaattgcaaaaatctctgaagctggagactcttatctccctcactaactttaagcatcagttgtcagagcaccttaccgatcactgcacctgtacacaacccatctgaaattagcccacccaactacctcatccccatattgttatttattttgctcatttgcaccccagtatctctatttgcacatcatctcttgcacatctatcattccagtgttaatactaattgtaattattttgcactatggcctatttatttccttacctccataacttgctacaacTTGCtacacagtgtatatatattttctgttgtattttgactttatgttatgttttaccccatatgtaactctgtgttgttgtttttatcgcactgctttgctttatcttggccaggtcgcagttgtaaatgagaacttgttctcaactggcttacctggttaaataatggtgaaataaataaaataaaataaaatattgctCAATTTCATTCAATTTTAACCAAAATATTAGATGAGACAAAatgttcagctgcccctttaagggaggttaccttggtaacagggAAACTCCAGTTGtgtcatgtgtgtctgtgtgtgtgagatttgGGGATCTGACTAGGGCTATCAGTTGAAGTAGCAGCCTCAAACTAAAGTTGAAAAAACAAccgagcttgtgaacaaaacaatgtaaatagccaagaaacacgaggacaACATCTCACTTTGTAGCCTTTCGAGTATACAAAAcaagctcctgacctaaatagatcttagcacaacatctTACTCAACATATCACATTCCATATTCACTAcgacaaatatatttactacgacaaatccccctcttcacgtctccccagagacgtgaccaagtaacagtaaacaaggaaaactttatcagaagataaagctttaattccccctcttcactgagacgtgacacaagctaacagtgcaattggcaaaataggaaaactttatcagaagataaagttttgattcccccctcttcacgtctcaccagagacgtgacaaaagcttaaatgctattcatcatccagatatccttggtcagcatcgtcaatagcaagcaaaggaaacatctgaccgttatctgcaggatttggatcaatagcggtggttataatcctggttgtcagcgtccgtatgcatggaatgcaacagcatccacaaagcactagaattgcagcaaaaacagagatggatacaagtatagaagaaacaagcattttatatttaccaaacgcatccattgaagtatccacccctgagtggctcttcatcttgccattaagagttcgtaacccttccagggcgacagtcaagctgcTATCTGCGGcagtattgttgggaataaaggtacaacattgttcaccaaacattccagatatctttacctctgaataaactgcctttattataccatatccaccctgtccaaagtctctacttggtctcagttctccagtaaacttgtgatatcAACACgagtaaattagaccaacttttatgcctgtgcgCAGCACCTCCAAAAATGAATCTATTAGCACTTCGCTCTGAGTGCACAGCTCTCCTGCCAGGCAGTGTTACTGCGTGAGGTGGGATATAGGATTCGTACTTCTTTCTGCGATtagcagctatgaaacaaaacagcagaaatattttgaaaacagctactgcagcattttcTGGCAATAAATCACAACAATGTGCTCATACTTGACTTTTGACTATTTCTATTCACAAATGTAATGCTCGCACTGTAGAGACCTGCAAATTGAACaccgtggctggtgaaatagacattctTCCCTCCAATACCtaaatctacccgcatttggcgGGTGTTAACTTTATGCCCTGATCAGAACGTCTTACTGTGTTCAATAATCTGATAGCTAGATTCCTGATTCCAAATAGTATGGATGCTGTAATTACAAGTGATGAGTGTTACTTCAGCTGGTTGAGTTAATTTACTTACCTCCAGCTGGTTTTTTGGGATCTACAGGTGCGGGAGGAGGGGCAGGTTTGGGATCTGGAAAGGACATCAAGTATATCAACTATAAGAGCATTGTATTCCACATTGGGCAAATAATTGGACAACATATTTAGTTAAGAACACATTAAATAAACACATTGATGTATCCAGAAGATCTAAATCATCTGAGAGAACAGAAAGAAAAGCTTAGTTGAAATGCATGTGAGCTATACATTTATTTAACATTTGTCAGCCATAGATGCCTTACCAGTTCCACCTTCTTTAGGAGGGATCCCAGCTGGTTTCTCAGGCTCTAAGGGGAGAAAGGGTGAATCAAGGAAGATGGATTAAAAAAGCCTAAACTTTAAACTATAATTCCCAGGCTTTTCACCTTTGAGTCTACTACTTTAAAGCCAGGAAAGGAAAAATTATTCTAAATATAGCAGAATAGAATAAGGTGATCCAGGTTGCGATTTGCTGAAAGTTGTGACTGGTTGAATATAACTGAATACAACAACAGTATAACTATACAATTTGATGCAGTTATAAATGTATCACCCAAATCGCAAACTGGATAAACTCTTAAAGCAAATCAGTGAAAAATAAATCAGAGACAAGGAATGATCCAATCTTATTATCCCAGCACCAACGAGCTGATGAGAGACTTAACACAGCTACCTGTTGATTTAGAAGAGTAACCAAATGTAAGTCTGATACATAGAATGTTAAAGAGGAAAACCCAACACCAGCTTAGACAAAGAGGGACCCATCAACATCTATTAATGTGTCATTTTACCTTCTGGACCAAGAGCATCTAATAGATCAAATCCACCGCCTGGAGATGAAGTAATGTAATGACATGTATTTATGCTTAGTACATTATTATAACACTTTGTCAACACAGAAGAATCTGGTCATGTAGAGGGGTATTTGAAGAAGTGTGACAATATGGGGATGGAAAGAtaacacagagaaggctgaattcctAAGACTACACAAAGGAAATCCTAATATTCAGTTGGTAAGAGTCCCTTCGGGGGCTGGGCCACCCTACAGTCACATTCTGTGCTCATATTCTGTTTCTTTAAAGTGGTTATTGATGTGGTTCATGTTGAGTCATATGAGTTGGGACTTATGAGTTGTCTATGTTCCCTTGCTAGTGGCTTCTTGCTGACTTCCACGGTGTTATATTATGTGACTGGTTTCCCTACCTGGACTGGGATCCTTTGCAGGTTGCTTTGGCTGTTTTGGAATAGTAGTTGGTATAGGGTCATCATGTGTTATGAGTATTAAAACTAAAATTGTCATTTCTAATCATATATAAAAGATTTTCAGAAGGCCTACATTATATTTGGACATGA
The DNA window shown above is from Coregonus clupeaformis isolate EN_2021a chromosome 6, ASM2061545v1, whole genome shotgun sequence and carries:
- the LOC123491058 gene encoding CD99 antigen-like isoform X8 — translated: MLFHSCWKVDCQFVTGEHSSSADMKSCLWIALLVTLAIGTKTQDFDLSDAFDSEPEKPAGIPPKEGGTDPKPAPPPAPVDPKKPAGEAGSGQIAGIVSGIGVALLGAASIYFAYQKKKLCFKIQGGVDPESGKNAHGAQSDPQVMSNLLRSS
- the LOC123491058 gene encoding extensin-like isoform X3 — its product is MLFHSCWKVDCQFVTGEHSSSADMKSCLWIALLVTLAIGTKTQDFDLSDAFDSDDPIPTTIPKQPKQPAKDPSPGGGFDLLDALGPEEPEKPAGIPPKEGGTDPKPAPPPAPVDPKKPAGAANRRKKYESYIPPHAVTLPGRRAVHSERSANRFIFGGAAHRHKSWSNLLVLISQVYWRTETK
- the LOC123491058 gene encoding CD99 antigen-like isoform X9 — translated: MPLILPKQPAKDPSPGGGFDLLDALGPEEPEKPAGIPPKEGGTDPKPAPPPAPVDPKKPAGEAGSGQIAGIVSGIGVALLGAASIYFAYQKKKLCFKIQGGVDPESGKNAHGAQSDPQVMSNLLRSS
- the LOC123491058 gene encoding CD99 antigen-like isoform X5, which produces MLFHSCWKVDCQFVTGEHSSSADMKSCLWIALLVTLAIGTKTQDFDLSDAFDSDDPIPTTIPKQPKQPAKDPSPEPEKPAGIPPKEGGTDPKPAPPPAPVDPKKPAGEAGSGQIAGIVSGIGVALLGAASIYFAYQKKKLCFKIQGGVDPESGKNAHGAQSDPQVMSNLLRSS
- the LOC123491058 gene encoding CD99 antigen-like isoform X2, producing the protein MLFHSCWKVDCQFVTGEHSSSDMKSCLWIALLVTLAIGTKTQDFDLSDAFDSDDPIPTTIPKQPKQPAKDPSPGGGFDLLDALGPEEPEKPAGIPPKEGGTDPKPAPPPAPVDPKKPAGEAGSGQIAGIVSGIGVALLGAASIYFAYQKKKLCFKIQGGVDPESGKNAHGAQSDPQVMSNLLRSS
- the LOC123491058 gene encoding CD99 antigen-like isoform X7, whose protein sequence is MKSCLWIALLVTLAIGTKTQDFDLSDAFDSDDPIPTTIPKQPKQPAKDPSPGGGFDLLDALGPEEPEKPAGIPPKEGGTDPKPAPPPAPVDPKKPAGEAGSGQIAGIVSGIGVALLGAASIYFAYQKKKLCFKIQGGVDPESGKNAHGAQSDPQVMSNLLRSS
- the LOC123491058 gene encoding CD99 antigen-like isoform X10, with the protein product MPLILPKQPAKDPSPEPEKPAGIPPKEGGTDPKPAPPPAPVDPKKPAGEAGSGQIAGIVSGIGVALLGAASIYFAYQKKKLCFKIQGGVDPESGKNAHGAQSDPQVMSNLLRSS
- the LOC123491058 gene encoding CD99 antigen-like isoform X1; translated protein: MLFHSCWKVDCQFVTGEHSSSADMKSCLWIALLVTLAIGTKTQDFDLSDAFDSDDPIPTTIPKQPKQPAKDPSPGGGFDLLDALGPEEPEKPAGIPPKEGGTDPKPAPPPAPVDPKKPAGEAGSGQIAGIVSGIGVALLGAASIYFAYQKKKLCFKIQGGVDPESGKNAHGAQSDPQVMSNLLRSS
- the LOC123491058 gene encoding CD99 antigen-like isoform X6, which codes for MLFHSCWKVDCQFVTGEHSSSADMKSCLWIALLVTLAIGTKTQDFDLSDAFDSGGGFDLLDALGPEEPEKPAGIPPKEGGTDPKPAPPPAPVDPKKPAGEAGSGQIAGIVSGIGVALLGAASIYFAYQKKKLCFKIQGGVDPESGKNAHGAQSDPQVMSNLLRSS
- the LOC123491058 gene encoding CD99 antigen-like isoform X4, with the protein product MLFHSCWKVDCQFVTGEHSSSADMKSCLWIALLVTLAIGTKTQDFDLSDAFDSDDPIPTTIPKQPKQPAKDPSPGGGFDLLDALGPEEPEKPAGIPPKEGGTDPKPAPPPAPVDPKKPAGEAGSGQIAGIVSGIGVALLGAASIYFAYQKKKLCFKIQGGVDPESGKNAHGAQSDPQD